The Mycolicibacterium smegmatis genome has a window encoding:
- a CDS encoding tripartite tricarboxylate transporter substrate binding protein translates to MAIPALRRTRLVLAAAAAAGLVLSGCGGVQNTTGGGSGGTYPSGTVEMYVGASAGGSSDLISRAVSKGLSDSLGASFPVINREGANGALAAAEVSKAKPDGSVIAIQNASLFTITPLAVSPGEVTDIDDFDVVYGVSRDDYVLVTNPASGYKTIGDLEAATKPVRYGTTGVGTGAQLAAALLFKSADVPSQAVPFDGGAPALTALLGNQIDVAVLQVGEAIENIQSDKLIPLSVFGPERIDYLPEVPTAKEQGLDVEVTQYRFMTVPKGTPQEVRDRIVEGLEATFATDAYKKFNEQNSLTPMEQPGPEVLEQLKADSKRYADLTKEFGIDLRAS, encoded by the coding sequence ATGGCGATACCCGCTCTTCGCCGTACCCGCCTCGTCCTGGCCGCTGCTGCTGCCGCCGGCCTGGTGCTCAGTGGCTGTGGCGGCGTACAGAACACGACCGGCGGCGGATCCGGCGGCACCTATCCGTCCGGCACCGTCGAGATGTACGTCGGGGCTTCGGCAGGCGGCTCCAGTGACCTGATCAGTCGCGCGGTGTCCAAAGGGCTCAGCGACTCGCTGGGCGCGTCATTCCCGGTGATCAATCGCGAAGGCGCCAACGGCGCCCTCGCGGCCGCCGAGGTCTCCAAGGCCAAGCCCGACGGCTCGGTGATCGCCATCCAGAACGCGTCGCTGTTCACCATCACACCACTCGCCGTGTCACCCGGCGAGGTCACCGACATCGACGATTTCGACGTCGTCTACGGCGTCTCGCGCGACGACTACGTGCTGGTCACCAACCCGGCGAGCGGCTACAAGACCATAGGAGACCTCGAGGCCGCGACCAAGCCCGTGCGCTACGGCACCACCGGCGTCGGCACGGGCGCGCAACTGGCCGCCGCGCTGCTGTTCAAGTCGGCCGACGTGCCGTCGCAGGCCGTACCGTTCGACGGCGGTGCGCCCGCCCTCACGGCACTGCTGGGCAACCAGATCGACGTCGCGGTCCTGCAGGTGGGCGAGGCCATCGAGAACATCCAGTCCGACAAGCTGATCCCGCTCTCGGTGTTCGGCCCGGAGCGCATCGACTACCTGCCCGAGGTGCCCACCGCCAAGGAACAGGGACTCGACGTCGAGGTCACGCAGTACCGCTTCATGACGGTGCCCAAGGGCACCCCGCAAGAGGTCCGTGACCGCATCGTCGAAGGCCTGGAGGCCACCTTCGCCACCGACGCGTACAAGAAGTTCAACGAGCAGAACAGCCTGACGCCCATGGAGCAACCCGGCCCCGAGGTCCTCGAGCAACTCAAGGCGGACAGCAAGCGATATGCCGACCTCACCAAGGAGTTCGGCATCGACCTGCGAGCCAGCTGA
- a CDS encoding alpha/beta fold hydrolase: MNIHHRYATVDGQRIFYRAAGPADAPPIVLLHGFPTSSFMFRDLIPLLARNHRVIAPDHLGFGFSDAPSADEFDYTFDALADLTEGLLTHLGIVRYAIYVQDYGAPIGWRLALRHPEAISAIVTQNGNGYVEGFVDGFWSTVWDYHREQTPQTEAAIRTALDPESVKWQYVTGVADESLVSPDTWNHDAAQLARPGNDVIQLKLFADYATNPPLYPTLHEYLRTSGVPVLAVWGRNDPIFGPDGARAFEKDATDAEIHLLDGGHFLLETHVDEVAGLIDSFLDRKVS; this comes from the coding sequence ATGAACATCCATCACCGCTACGCCACCGTCGACGGGCAACGCATCTTCTACCGTGCGGCCGGGCCGGCCGACGCACCGCCGATCGTGCTGTTGCACGGGTTCCCCACCAGCTCGTTCATGTTTCGCGACCTCATCCCGCTTCTCGCCAGGAACCATCGCGTCATCGCGCCCGATCACCTGGGATTCGGTTTCTCGGACGCACCGTCGGCCGATGAGTTCGACTACACCTTCGACGCACTCGCCGATCTGACCGAGGGCCTGCTCACCCACCTCGGGATCGTCCGCTATGCGATCTACGTCCAGGACTACGGCGCACCGATCGGCTGGCGTCTGGCGCTGCGGCACCCGGAGGCCATCAGCGCGATCGTGACCCAGAACGGCAACGGATACGTTGAAGGCTTTGTGGATGGTTTCTGGTCGACGGTGTGGGACTACCACCGTGAGCAGACCCCGCAGACCGAGGCCGCCATCCGCACGGCCCTGGATCCCGAGTCCGTCAAATGGCAGTACGTCACAGGCGTTGCCGACGAGAGCCTGGTGAGCCCCGACACCTGGAACCACGATGCGGCACAACTGGCGCGTCCGGGCAACGACGTCATCCAGCTCAAGCTGTTCGCCGACTACGCGACCAATCCCCCGCTGTATCCGACGCTGCACGAATACCTGCGCACCAGTGGGGTTCCCGTCCTCGCGGTGTGGGGCCGCAACGATCCGATCTTCGGCCCCGACGGGGCCAGGGCCTTCGAGAAGGACGCGACCGACGCCGAGATCCACCTGCTCGACGGCGGGCACTTCCTGCTCGAAACCCACGTCGACGAGGTCGCCGGGCTGATCGACTCATTTCTGGACAGGAAGGTTTCATGA
- a CDS encoding CGNR zinc finger domain-containing protein has translation MDVAVVDRRDEEFLLDLLNTTPVVDGQERDDLADDDSARAWMRARGVESSRGDLIAVRDLLQDVVRGMRTPSALDRFLGDVTMRPKMTPDGVSWELAASPAARAVLAWDALRINSPGRLRACANDECRLFLIDRSKPNTARWCSMAICGNRMKARRHYQRAKGSEK, from the coding sequence ATGGACGTGGCCGTGGTCGACCGACGGGACGAGGAATTCCTGCTCGATCTGCTCAACACCACACCGGTGGTGGACGGGCAAGAACGCGACGATCTCGCAGATGACGACAGCGCACGGGCGTGGATGCGAGCGCGCGGGGTGGAAAGCTCGCGGGGCGACCTGATTGCCGTGCGAGACCTGCTTCAGGATGTGGTGCGGGGAATGCGGACGCCGAGCGCCCTCGACCGCTTCCTCGGCGACGTGACGATGCGCCCGAAGATGACGCCGGACGGCGTGAGTTGGGAACTGGCCGCATCGCCCGCCGCGCGCGCCGTGTTGGCGTGGGACGCGTTGCGCATCAACAGCCCGGGGCGGCTACGGGCGTGCGCCAACGACGAGTGCCGGCTGTTCCTGATCGACCGGAGCAAGCCCAACACCGCGCGGTGGTGTTCGATGGCGATCTGCGGCAACCGCATGAAGGCGCGCAGGCATTACCAGCGCGCCAAGGGGAGTGAGAAGTAA
- a CDS encoding tripartite tricarboxylate transporter TctB family protein, translating to MSDTLAAVTAPQEAPEEQQPPAGGPWYQTVAAVVGIALGAGAAVLAHGYGLGTLHQPGPGLWPFVVGIVITVLSALLLLLGRKLTDTEAFTRSSVLAAAGAVTFVGFGLLMPLIGFEIPALVLCVIWLRFLGGESWRSTAIVSVVTTAVFYFLFLYGLRIPLPHLISF from the coding sequence ATGAGCGACACGCTGGCTGCCGTGACCGCGCCTCAGGAGGCGCCCGAGGAGCAGCAGCCGCCGGCAGGCGGACCGTGGTATCAGACGGTCGCCGCGGTCGTCGGGATCGCCCTCGGCGCCGGTGCGGCGGTGCTGGCCCACGGCTACGGGCTCGGGACCCTGCACCAACCCGGACCCGGCCTGTGGCCCTTCGTCGTCGGCATCGTCATCACGGTGCTCTCGGCGCTGCTGCTCCTGCTGGGCCGCAAGCTCACCGACACCGAGGCGTTCACCCGCAGCAGCGTGCTCGCGGCCGCCGGCGCGGTGACGTTCGTGGGTTTCGGACTGCTGATGCCCCTGATCGGGTTCGAGATCCCCGCGCTGGTGCTGTGCGTGATCTGGTTGCGGTTCCTCGGTGGCGAAAGCTGGCGCAGCACAGCGATCGTCAGCGTGGTCACCACCGCGGTGTTCTACTTCCTGTTCCTCTACGGGCTGCGGATCCCGCTGCCACACCTGATCAGTTTCTAG
- a CDS encoding SDR family oxidoreductase has protein sequence MSDLFGLDGKVAVVTGGGRGIGLMIARGLLQAGASVYIAGRKEAELSAAVAELSPLGRVEAVPADLGTAEGVTTLTAAITGRENAIHALFNNAGAAWGAPYEDFPESGFDKVYNVNVKGVFLLTRALTPLLRAGATDDDPARVINTGSIDGIVAPGRGRDNFSYSASKAAVHMLTRHLAGELAPHILVNAIAPGLFPSRMTKELLAAGEDAVGSALPLRRVGRPDDIAGIAVFLASRASTYITGAVIPVDGGVSTIR, from the coding sequence ATGAGTGACCTGTTCGGGTTGGACGGCAAGGTCGCGGTCGTCACCGGAGGCGGCCGCGGCATCGGCCTGATGATCGCGCGCGGCCTGCTGCAGGCAGGCGCGAGCGTGTACATCGCGGGCCGCAAGGAGGCCGAGCTGTCCGCGGCCGTGGCCGAACTGTCGCCGCTCGGCCGGGTCGAGGCCGTGCCCGCCGATCTGGGCACCGCGGAGGGTGTCACGACGCTGACCGCGGCGATCACGGGCCGCGAGAACGCGATCCACGCGCTGTTCAACAACGCGGGCGCGGCATGGGGCGCCCCGTACGAGGACTTCCCGGAGTCGGGCTTCGACAAGGTCTACAACGTCAACGTCAAAGGTGTCTTCCTGCTGACGCGGGCGCTCACCCCATTGCTGCGCGCAGGTGCCACCGACGACGATCCGGCGCGCGTGATCAACACCGGCAGCATCGACGGAATCGTCGCGCCCGGCCGTGGCCGCGACAACTTCTCCTACAGCGCCAGCAAAGCCGCGGTGCACATGCTCACGCGCCACCTCGCGGGTGAACTCGCCCCGCACATCCTCGTGAACGCCATCGCGCCGGGGCTCTTCCCGTCCCGGATGACCAAGGAACTGCTTGCTGCCGGCGAGGACGCCGTCGGTTCCGCGCTTCCGCTGCGCCGTGTCGGGCGGCCCGACGACATCGCCGGTATCGCGGTGTTTCTCGCGAGCCGCGCCAGCACGTACATCACGGGCGCGGTGATTCCGGTGGACGGCGGGGTCAGCACCATCCGCTGA
- a CDS encoding TetR/AcrR family transcriptional regulator — MTSAANNGTSRREELLNVAAKLFAARGYHGTRMDDVAEAVGLNKATVYHYYASKSLILYDIYKSAADFTVEALHDDPTSSARETIYHFTRRLMVGIANDLERAAVYFQEGPYIAEWFTEEQVEYIRHSEAQVYEHVRDVIDRGIASGEFYDCDSHVLALGYIGMVLGAYRWLRPHGRRTAKEIAVEFSTALLRGLIRDENIRVESPLGIDVQAGSEEQR; from the coding sequence ATGACTTCCGCCGCCAACAACGGAACTTCCCGCCGCGAAGAACTGCTGAACGTCGCGGCGAAACTGTTCGCAGCCCGCGGCTACCACGGCACCCGGATGGACGACGTGGCTGAAGCGGTCGGCCTGAACAAGGCCACCGTGTACCACTACTACGCGAGCAAATCGCTCATCCTCTACGACATCTACAAGAGCGCCGCCGACTTCACGGTCGAGGCCCTGCACGACGATCCGACCTCGTCAGCGCGCGAGACCATCTACCACTTCACCCGGCGCCTGATGGTGGGGATCGCCAACGACCTGGAGCGTGCCGCCGTGTACTTCCAGGAGGGCCCCTACATCGCCGAGTGGTTCACCGAGGAGCAGGTCGAGTACATCCGGCACTCCGAGGCGCAGGTCTACGAGCATGTGCGCGACGTGATCGACCGGGGGATCGCAAGCGGCGAGTTCTACGACTGCGACTCGCACGTGCTCGCGCTGGGCTACATCGGGATGGTGCTCGGCGCCTACCGCTGGCTGCGCCCGCACGGCCGTCGCACCGCCAAGGAGATCGCGGTGGAGTTCAGCACCGCACTGCTGCGCGGGCTGATCCGCGACGAGAACATCCGGGTCGAGTCCCCGTTGGGCATCGACGTGCAGGCCGGCAGCGAAGAGCAGCGATGA